In Fluviicola taffensis DSM 16823, the following are encoded in one genomic region:
- a CDS encoding uracil-DNA glycosylase family protein yields MQKELHPWNWFAPEKSKVLIVGTFPPTTRNWSFDFFYPNKANQFWKVIARISNTELVYQTGELAVEERKSLLRKLHVAITDMGKHILRNDNSSLDENLKIVEYMNIFQILDENPTIQKIIFTSSSGKESAARWFNQFLASHEIKHRFPTGKRPIKSSFQYQDRTIELVVLYSTSPRAANRISFESLVELYKNEITL; encoded by the coding sequence ATGCAAAAAGAACTTCATCCTTGGAACTGGTTTGCTCCCGAAAAAAGCAAAGTCTTGATTGTTGGAACCTTTCCCCCGACCACCAGAAACTGGTCCTTCGATTTCTTTTATCCAAACAAAGCCAATCAATTCTGGAAAGTCATTGCTCGAATTTCGAATACGGAGTTGGTATATCAAACGGGAGAATTAGCCGTTGAAGAACGGAAAAGCCTCTTGCGAAAATTGCACGTAGCTATCACCGATATGGGAAAACATATTTTGCGCAACGACAATAGTTCATTGGATGAAAATCTGAAGATTGTGGAGTACATGAATATCTTTCAGATTTTGGATGAAAACCCAACGATTCAAAAAATCATTTTCACCAGCAGTTCTGGGAAAGAAAGCGCTGCAAGGTGGTTCAATCAGTTTTTGGCAAGTCACGAAATCAAACACCGATTTCCAACGGGAAAAAGACCCATCAAAAGTTCCTTTCAATATCAAGACAGAACCATTGAACTAGTTGTTTTGTATTCGACTTCTCCAAGAGCTGCCAATCGGATTTCATTTGAAAGTTTGGTGGAGTTGTACAAGAATGAAATCACTTTATAA
- a CDS encoding SPFH domain-containing protein, translating to MGLFDKIKNEFIDIIEWNDETNDTIVWKFPRYQNEIKMKAKLTVRESQQAVFLNEGKMADVFEPGMHTLETQNMPILATLKGWKYGFDSPFKADVFFVSTKQFLDQRWGTKNAITIDDERFGMIELRAFGSFAYRVTDAGKFLKEVSGTDSEFTTDEINGQLRSLIMSKFSNLVASGNIPIDKIAANIDDLSKLCHEKMNEDFEEYGLKITKFLLENVSMPDDIKKEIFEYSRLNRIDMQKLTQFKAANSIEAAVSNPGIGGMGVGMGVGMGMGNMVANSMSQAMNSPQATPPSAGTPPPLPQASAYFVAVNGQQNGPFTLEILASMVQNGTFKRDSKVWKNGMASWLDAGGVDELGALFQNEPPPLPPM from the coding sequence ATGGGACTTTTTGATAAAATAAAGAATGAATTCATTGATATTATCGAGTGGAATGATGAAACCAATGACACGATTGTATGGAAATTTCCACGCTATCAGAATGAAATAAAAATGAAAGCAAAACTAACTGTTCGTGAATCACAGCAAGCAGTTTTTTTGAACGAAGGTAAAATGGCTGATGTCTTTGAGCCAGGAATGCACACCTTAGAGACTCAAAACATGCCAATTCTTGCTACGTTGAAAGGATGGAAATATGGTTTCGATAGTCCATTTAAAGCAGATGTGTTTTTTGTTTCAACGAAGCAATTCTTAGATCAACGATGGGGAACAAAAAATGCCATTACAATTGATGATGAGCGTTTTGGTATGATTGAGCTAAGAGCTTTTGGTTCTTTTGCTTACAGAGTAACAGATGCAGGAAAATTCTTAAAAGAAGTTTCGGGAACTGATTCAGAATTTACAACCGATGAAATAAACGGTCAATTGAGAAGTTTGATTATGTCAAAGTTCTCGAATCTCGTTGCTAGTGGAAATATTCCGATTGATAAAATTGCTGCAAACATTGACGATCTTTCAAAGCTTTGTCATGAAAAAATGAACGAAGATTTCGAAGAATATGGGTTGAAAATCACTAAATTCTTATTGGAAAATGTCTCTATGCCAGACGATATCAAGAAAGAAATTTTTGAATACTCTCGCTTGAATCGAATTGACATGCAAAAACTCACACAATTCAAAGCTGCAAATAGCATTGAAGCTGCTGTTTCCAATCCAGGAATTGGTGGAATGGGAGTTGGAATGGGGGTTGGAATGGGAATGGGAAATATGGTTGCCAATTCAATGTCTCAAGCTATGAACAGCCCACAAGCAACACCCCCAAGTGCAGGAACCCCACCGCCACTTCCACAAGCAAGCGCTTATTTTGTGGCAGTGAATGGTCAGCAAAACGGACCTTTTACCTTGGAAATACTTGCTTCAATGGTTCAAAACGGAACTTTTAAAAGAGATTCAAAGGTTTGGAAAAACGGAATGGCAAGTTGGTTGGATGCAGGTGGAGTGGATGAGCTAGGTGCTTTGTTCCAAAATGAACCGCCGCCACTTCCTCCAATGTAA
- a CDS encoding Imm10 family immunity protein, which yields MLGIDKYGQMYLAMIGAFGNPEAQSKICNENGISLVQWDEANAHYTAKMSDVSDMGQTAMALAKYMMPHNAPGAPKDDTPVDFIAIDVRLYVNENNVQMAEFINGDRHVILQYGVDNDPNDEFIANYVQGRVHMLVNDQSYSIYGGVERVELFRNNLIFHFDQEGKERMKRDTLTITFLISNTKYGYLERTLYHMYKDHPVLVLSKEKPSEIENWNGIEYDLTRGSFGFENGGIVNLRTNIGNLQETGKYNQSVAITFEKEGTSKELFEAFLNEMMAVMEADYESIISMIIIEDEKNELFLYTQLSERDFMERVNTALCYLPNLALGFSAEPDTEWVHYKACLQDYLDSRS from the coding sequence ATGTTAGGAATAGACAAATACGGACAAATGTATCTGGCAATGATTGGAGCTTTTGGAAACCCAGAAGCGCAATCAAAAATTTGCAATGAAAACGGAATTTCACTTGTTCAATGGGACGAAGCAAATGCACATTACACGGCAAAAATGTCGGATGTAAGTGATATGGGACAAACTGCAATGGCGCTTGCAAAATACATGATGCCTCACAATGCTCCTGGAGCTCCAAAAGATGACACTCCTGTTGATTTTATTGCAATAGACGTTCGTTTGTATGTGAACGAAAATAATGTTCAAATGGCGGAATTTATAAACGGAGATCGACATGTTATTTTGCAGTATGGTGTTGATAACGATCCGAATGATGAGTTTATAGCAAATTATGTTCAGGGACGTGTTCACATGCTTGTAAATGACCAAAGTTACAGTATTTATGGAGGTGTTGAGCGTGTAGAGTTGTTCAGGAATAATTTGATATTCCATTTCGACCAAGAAGGAAAAGAACGCATGAAACGTGATACTCTTACGATTACTTTCCTAATTTCTAATACAAAGTATGGGTATTTGGAACGCACGCTTTACCACATGTACAAAGATCACCCAGTATTGGTTCTCTCCAAAGAAAAACCATCCGAAATAGAAAATTGGAATGGGATTGAGTATGATTTGACTAGAGGATCGTTCGGTTTTGAGAACGGCGGTATTGTAAACCTTCGTACCAATATCGGAAATCTTCAGGAAACCGGGAAATACAATCAAAGCGTCGCAATAACCTTTGAAAAAGAAGGAACTTCGAAAGAACTGTTTGAAGCCTTTCTGAATGAGATGATGGCTGTAATGGAAGCCGATTACGAATCGATTATCTCCATGATTATCATTGAGGACGAAAAGAATGAATTATTCCTTTACACGCAATTATCGGAACGTGATTTTATGGAACGTGTAAATACAGCTTTGTGTTATTTACCGAACCTGGCTTTAGGATTCAGCGCAGAACCCGATACTGAATGGGTACATTACAAGGCGTGCTTGCAGGATTATTTGGACTCAAGATCATAA
- a CDS encoding DUF4180 domain-containing protein: MHIESHETNGIQIAEITSDNYLIEKEEDGVDLLGNLYYQGFDRMIIYEKNINPTFFDLKNGMAGEMLQKFSNYRMRLVIVGDFSAYTGKSITDFMYESNQGKQVNFLKTLEEALDKLAM; encoded by the coding sequence ATGCATATTGAATCACACGAAACAAACGGAATACAAATCGCGGAAATCACTTCCGACAACTACCTCATCGAAAAAGAGGAAGACGGCGTGGACTTGCTCGGAAATCTCTATTACCAAGGTTTCGACCGCATGATTATCTACGAAAAGAACATCAATCCTACTTTTTTCGATCTGAAGAACGGAATGGCAGGAGAAATGCTTCAAAAGTTTTCCAATTACCGCATGCGACTGGTGATTGTTGGAGATTTCTCTGCGTATACAGGCAAAAGCATCACCGATTTCATGTATGAAAGCAATCAGGGGAAACAAGTTAACTTTTTGAAGACATTGGAAGAAGCACTAGATAAATTAGCAATGTGA
- a CDS encoding 2-hydroxyacid dehydrogenase has translation MKIFVTRPIMDFGMERLHKAGIDVTVWEEDRNLTPEELVAHCQKVDGLLNVGMNQLNRELMAACPNLKVISLHSVGYDHVDLEAAKELGIKVGNTPGVLTNATADTAFLLIQSVARNAFYLNHQILEDNWKASQEIENFGIELRGKTLGIFGLGSIGFALAKRCKAVFDMEIIYHNRGNNEEAEKLLGARRVELEELLAESDVISIHANLTTENTGIFNDEVFQQMKQSAIFINTARGGFHNELDLILALQKKHIWGAGLDVTNPEPMHADNPLLTMPHVCVLPHIGSATLETRTAMLDLAIDNLIAGLNGKPLKTELI, from the coding sequence ATGAAAATATTCGTAACCCGTCCAATCATGGACTTTGGTATGGAGCGTCTCCACAAAGCGGGAATTGATGTAACAGTTTGGGAAGAAGATCGCAATCTAACACCCGAAGAACTCGTTGCTCATTGTCAAAAAGTGGATGGCTTACTGAATGTTGGTATGAATCAGTTGAACCGCGAATTGATGGCTGCGTGCCCTAATTTGAAAGTCATTTCGCTCCATTCTGTGGGATATGACCACGTAGATTTGGAAGCGGCCAAAGAACTTGGAATAAAAGTTGGAAATACACCTGGAGTTCTCACAAATGCAACGGCAGATACTGCATTTCTCTTGATTCAATCCGTAGCACGAAATGCGTTCTACCTCAATCACCAAATCTTGGAAGATAACTGGAAAGCCAGCCAGGAAATTGAAAACTTTGGAATTGAACTACGCGGAAAAACATTGGGAATTTTTGGTTTGGGAAGTATTGGTTTTGCTTTAGCCAAACGATGCAAAGCGGTTTTCGATATGGAAATCATTTACCACAATCGTGGAAACAACGAAGAAGCAGAAAAGCTATTGGGTGCTAGACGGGTTGAATTGGAAGAATTGCTTGCTGAAAGCGATGTGATATCTATTCATGCAAATCTGACAACCGAGAATACTGGAATCTTTAACGACGAGGTTTTCCAGCAAATGAAACAGTCTGCTATTTTCATTAACACAGCTCGCGGAGGATTTCACAACGAATTGGACCTCATCCTCGCTTTACAAAAAAAGCACATTTGGGGAGCAGGATTGGATGTCACGAACCCAGAACCCATGCATGCAGACAATCCGCTTTTGACGATGCCGCACGTTTGTGTATTGCCGCATATTGGTTCTGCAACGCTCGAAACACGCACAGCCATGTTGGATCTGGCAATTGATAATTTGATTGCAGGATTGAATGGAAAACCATTGAAAACTGAATTAATCTAG
- a CDS encoding DUF3592 domain-containing protein, which produces MKSLEKYWVGIVIIFGLFMFIKPTICLFILGGLISYVSGSGFAFIRKINRIGITGTGKIIRYESDSEGSKMPIVEFITNSGELIQERPYIYSTSDLSKFRTYKKRINQSFPILYDPKNSKHFVFVNENKFNLFLTVIFGLLGIGMISLGICNLTGLVHLSFN; this is translated from the coding sequence ATGAAGTCTCTTGAAAAATATTGGGTTGGAATAGTCATCATTTTTGGTCTATTCATGTTTATCAAACCTACTATTTGCCTTTTTATACTTGGAGGCTTAATAAGCTATGTATCTGGTTCCGGTTTTGCATTTATTCGAAAAATAAATCGAATTGGAATCACAGGTACTGGAAAAATTATCCGTTACGAATCAGATAGTGAAGGATCCAAAATGCCAATCGTTGAATTCATCACAAATTCTGGAGAATTGATTCAAGAGAGGCCGTATATTTATTCAACTTCAGATCTTAGCAAATTTAGAACTTACAAAAAACGAATCAATCAGTCATTTCCAATACTATATGATCCGAAAAATTCGAAGCATTTTGTTTTTGTAAATGAGAATAAATTCAACTTATTTCTCACTGTAATTTTTGGATTACTAGGAATAGGTATGATTAGCCTGGGGATTTGCAATTTAACAGGTTTGGTTCATCTATCATTTAATTAG
- a CDS encoding TIM44-like domain-containing protein — MNLLKKTFLRLLLVLVVLFFNSVDLYARVGGAGGEKKEELLMPTGGGISKLTIPGLIGLAVVLIIYFILRKRLGLGSGSGSKSSLMTGLKGAMSGGGIGGALSAVIAKDFTGASTVGNKLFPDGLTEEKVSTSFMALQAAWEEQDLSKVRKWMSDGVYQRFTAQFIMMKQLTQSNTLSNVRIKDVSVMDIRTDGEYQSADISITFSMDDRFISEKYPELNESYKGDSDTEIWTFIKRKDTAVSVQNDLYLSNNCPNCGSLLELQLGEVSRCSNCKTLTNNASFDWVLNEITQDEDYKSGNDLLGDSRLKELVKNDSHFAIQRMEDIASNVFMQVMEVWSGATNKKLARFSDEGVANKILAQKKQQGEFVFDRLYLKEVTMQSYTVQNAQLQLSFRLTANYQRVQLGKKLTKLDPSIAEHTFKMVLSKNTAALSTPEKDIAFSYECANCGAPYEDTTNHTCTYCEALVVDPSKNWVLTDFDQVK; from the coding sequence ATGAATTTGCTTAAAAAAACCTTTTTAAGATTGTTACTTGTCCTTGTTGTCCTGTTTTTCAATTCGGTGGATTTGTATGCTCGAGTAGGGGGTGCTGGAGGAGAAAAGAAAGAAGAACTTCTGATGCCTACTGGAGGTGGAATCTCAAAACTTACAATTCCTGGATTAATTGGCTTAGCAGTCGTCCTAATCATTTATTTCATCCTTCGAAAAAGATTGGGATTAGGCTCTGGATCGGGTTCTAAAAGTTCACTGATGACTGGATTGAAAGGAGCAATGTCTGGTGGAGGAATTGGAGGAGCTTTATCAGCAGTGATTGCCAAAGATTTTACGGGTGCTTCAACTGTAGGAAATAAATTATTTCCCGATGGGTTGACCGAAGAAAAGGTGAGTACTTCCTTTATGGCTTTGCAAGCTGCTTGGGAAGAACAAGATCTGAGTAAAGTGCGCAAATGGATGTCGGATGGTGTTTATCAAAGATTTACAGCACAGTTTATCATGATGAAGCAATTGACACAAAGCAATACTTTGAGCAATGTTCGAATAAAAGATGTTTCTGTAATGGATATTCGCACTGATGGTGAGTATCAATCTGCAGATATATCGATTACATTTTCAATGGACGATCGTTTCATAAGTGAGAAGTATCCGGAATTGAATGAGTCATACAAAGGCGATTCAGATACCGAAATCTGGACTTTTATCAAACGAAAAGATACTGCTGTTTCTGTTCAAAATGATTTGTACTTGTCGAATAATTGTCCCAATTGTGGCTCTTTATTAGAACTTCAACTTGGAGAGGTAAGTCGTTGTTCGAATTGTAAAACTTTGACCAATAACGCTTCATTTGATTGGGTTTTAAACGAAATCACGCAAGACGAGGATTATAAAAGCGGAAATGATTTGTTGGGTGATTCGCGCTTGAAAGAGTTGGTGAAAAACGATTCACATTTTGCAATTCAGCGCATGGAAGACATTGCTTCAAACGTGTTTATGCAAGTGATGGAAGTTTGGAGTGGTGCCACCAATAAAAAATTAGCTCGTTTTTCGGATGAGGGTGTAGCGAATAAAATTCTTGCTCAAAAGAAACAACAAGGCGAGTTTGTCTTTGACCGACTTTATTTGAAAGAAGTAACCATGCAATCATACACTGTTCAAAATGCTCAGTTGCAATTGTCCTTTAGATTAACAGCCAATTATCAGCGAGTTCAGTTGGGTAAGAAATTAACGAAGTTAGATCCTTCGATTGCTGAACATACTTTCAAAATGGTGCTGTCGAAAAACACTGCTGCATTGAGTACTCCAGAAAAAGATATTGCATTTAGTTATGAATGCGCCAATTGTGGAGCTCCGTATGAAGATACTACCAATCATACTTGTACTTATTGTGAAGCCTTGGTGGTTGATCCTTCGAAAAATTGGGTTTTAACGGATTTTGATCAAGTGAAATAA